The following coding sequences are from one Lycium ferocissimum isolate CSIRO_LF1 chromosome 3, AGI_CSIRO_Lferr_CH_V1, whole genome shotgun sequence window:
- the LOC132050433 gene encoding methylsterol monooxygenase 2-2-like yields MASIIESAWTYLITNFSDFQLTCFGGFFLHESVFFLSGLPFILFERAGWFGKYKIQKKNNTREAQEKCITRLLMYHLCVNLPLLIASYPVFKYMGMRASLPLPSWKVVSTQILFYFIVEDFVFYWGHRILHTKWLYKHVHSVHHEYATPFGLTSEYAHPAEILFLGFATIVGPAITGPHLITLYLWVSLRVLETVEAHSGYHFPWSPSNFLPLYGGSDFHDYHHRLLYTKSGNYSSTFVYMDWIFGTDKGYRKLKSLKEEERAEVKVMQRRWERGIKLCLLGHHTMEFLVE; encoded by the exons ATGGCTTCCATAATCGAATCTGCTTGGACG taTCTTATTACAAATTTCAGCGATTTCCaattgacttgttttggaggtTTCTTTCTTCATGAGAGTGTCTTCTTCTTGTCTGGACTCCCCTTCATTCTTTTTGAAAGGGCAGGATGGTTTGGCAAGTACAAAATTCAG AAGAAGAATAACACCCGGGAAGCTCAGGAGAAATGTATTACTCGTCTACTGATGTATCATTTGTGTGTTAATCTTCCACTCCTAATTGCATCGTATCCTGTCTTTAAATACATGGGCATGCGAGCTAGTCTTCCATTGCCGTCCTG GAAAGTGGTTTCAACGCAAATATTATTCTATTTCATCGTGGAGGATTTTGTATTTTACTGGGGACACAGGATTTTACATACGAAATGGCTCTATAAGCATGTCCACAGCGTCCATCATGA GTATGCAACACCGTTTGGGTTGACGTCTGAGTATGCTCACCCTGCTGAAATTCTATTCCTTGGATTTGCTACGATAGTTGGTCCTGCAATCACGGGGCCCCATTTAATAACACTATATCTATGGGTTTCGCTTAGAGTCCTCGAGACAGTTGAGGCACATTCCGGATACCATTTCCCTTGGAGCCCCTCGAACTTCTTGCCGTTATATGGGGG GTCTGattttcatgattatcatcATCGACTGCTCTACACGAAGTCCGGCAACTACTCATCGACATTTGTTTACATGGACTG GATATTTGGTACTGACAAGGGATATCGAAAGTTGAAGTCGCTAAAGGAGGAGGAACGCGCTGAGGTCAAAGTAATGCAAAGAAGATGGGAAAGGGGAATAAAACTATGCCTGCTTGGGCATCACACGATGGAGTTTCTGGTTGAATAG